Genomic window (Paraglaciecola psychrophila 170):
ATCTTGTAGTTTGTGAGGATTGATGAAATGTAACACTCATCTAGTATCGATTTCCAAAGTGATAGTATGACACCTCAATAAAGAACCTTCATCTATGGAAGACAGCAACAATATACGTTTGTATACGGAATGTTGCTGTCTGGCGCGATTTTAAACAATTTAGAGCGTGGCAAATTATCCCAATAATTGCAGTAATGACGTCGATGTCGTTCCCTGTAAAATCTATAAGAATTACCACGTAACTGTTTTGCCTTTATAACTTTAACTACGCTGAGCGTTATTTTAACTTTTAGCGGATAAAGTTGAATGCAGGGCATTCTTATAAGCTTCAAAAGCAGGAATGGTCGAGGTAATAATAGACGCGATAAGTATAATCCCAATTGCCATCAATGCTTCCATAGACAACAAATTAGCACTGAGAAAAAGGCCATATTCTGATGCTAGCCAATCCCCCAAAAGAGCTAAGGTTAGGCTAATGGTAATCACCGATGCAACAATAGCAAAACACACTAAAATTAATGCTTCAATCAGTACTAAAGAAAAAATCACGCCCGGTCCTGCACCCAATACCCGTAATACCGCAATTTCTGATTTTCTCTGATCCATCGATGCTAGCAGCATAGTAGACAAGCCAAACAATGAAGCAAATAGCACTAAGATGCTAATTACGCGCAGTAAGTTTTCAAAGTTTGCCATCATGCTCCATAGTTCTGACATGGCAACTCCAGGTAAGATAGCCATCAACCGATCATCTGCATAACTGTTAATATTTCGTTGCAAGGTAAAAGTAGCGAACTTAGATTTTAAACCTAACATCACCGCGGTTACATTGTTTGGGCTCAAGTCGACGGCATCGACATCGTTTATAAGTTGCCTGAGCTTAGCCGGAGATAAATGAATGGCTTCAATCGCTTC
Coding sequences:
- a CDS encoding ABC transporter permease, whose amino-acid sequence is MLMSLAVSSLKNRRKSILLTFFSLLISISVLLGVEHIRQQAKESFSRTVSGVDLIVGAPSGQLNLLLYSVFRMGSPTNNINYESFKVLQNNQQVEWAIPISLGDSHHGFRVIGTTQDYFTHFRYGKKQPLEFVQGQAFSSLFEVVIGIDVAKEYNYQVGDEIVVAHGVGSVSFKHHDDTPFVVSGILKPTGTPVDKSLHVTLEAIEAIHLSPAKLRQLINDVDAVDLSPNNVTAVMLGLKSKFATFTLQRNINSYADDRLMAILPGVAMSELWSMMANFENLLRVISILVLFASLFGLSTMLLASMDQRKSEIAVLRVLGAGPGVIFSLVLIEALILVCFAIVASVITISLTLALLGDWLASEYGLFLSANLLSMEALMAIGIILIASIITSTIPAFEAYKNALHSTLSAKS